One genomic segment of Caldimonas brevitalea includes these proteins:
- the phnE gene encoding phosphonate ABC transporter, permease protein PhnE, with protein MSDTLTQRLSGSPPPAAPRAAQASTGRLLLWGLLLALLAGSWKGADMRPLDLFRDAGNVTEYLVGFFPPSFREWKYYASELIVTLQIALWGTALAIVCSVPLGLLASSNITPWWLHQPVRRLLDGCRAINEMVFALLFVVAVGLGPFAGVLALWVHTTGSLAKLFSEAVEAIDPQPVEGIRASGAHPLEEIAYGVLPQVAPLWISYSLYRFEANVRSASVVGMVGAGGIGMVLWEVIRGFQYAETAAVLAMLVVSVSIIDVLSSALRKRLM; from the coding sequence ATGTCCGACACGCTGACCCAGCGTTTGAGCGGCAGCCCGCCGCCGGCCGCCCCGCGCGCGGCGCAGGCGTCCACCGGGCGCTTGCTGCTGTGGGGCCTGTTGCTGGCCTTGCTGGCAGGGTCGTGGAAGGGCGCCGACATGCGCCCGCTCGACTTGTTCCGCGACGCCGGCAACGTCACCGAATACCTGGTCGGCTTCTTCCCGCCCAGCTTCCGCGAGTGGAAGTACTACGCCAGCGAGTTGATCGTCACCCTGCAGATCGCGCTGTGGGGCACCGCGCTCGCAATCGTGTGCTCGGTGCCGCTCGGTTTGCTCGCGTCGTCCAACATCACACCGTGGTGGCTCCATCAGCCGGTGCGGCGGCTGCTCGACGGCTGCCGTGCCATCAACGAGATGGTGTTCGCCCTGCTGTTCGTGGTCGCGGTCGGCCTGGGCCCGTTCGCCGGCGTGCTGGCCTTGTGGGTCCACACCACTGGCAGCCTGGCCAAGTTGTTCTCGGAGGCGGTGGAAGCGATCGACCCGCAGCCGGTCGAAGGCATCCGGGCCAGCGGCGCGCACCCGCTGGAGGAGATCGCCTACGGCGTGTTGCCGCAGGTGGCGCCATTGTGGATCTCGTATTCGCTGTACCGCTTCGAGGCCAATGTGCGGTCGGCCTCGGTCGTCGGCATGGTCGGCGCGGGCGGCATCGGCATGGTGCTGTGGGAGGTGATCCGCGGCTTCCAGTATGCCGAGACGGCGGCGGTGTTGGCGATGCTGGTCGTGTCCGTGTCGATCATCGACGTGCTGTCGTCGGCCTTGCGCAAACGGTTGATGTGA
- the phnD gene encoding phosphonate ABC transporter substrate-binding protein has translation MKRRHLSLAALALGLLGPCAVAQTQTLNFGFISTESSQNLKSAWQPLLEDMQKATGLKVNAFFAPDYAGVIEAMRFNKVQVAWMGNKSALEAVDRAGGEVFAKVTQADGAGGYWSLMLVHKDSPLKSLDDVLKRRAELSLGFGDPNSTSGSLVPGYYAFAQNQVDPVKDFKRTVRANHETNILAVASKQVDVATVASDGVDRMKIKQPERHALLREVWRSPLIASDPMVWRKDLDAAARQKVRDFLLGYGRDAREKEILKTLTFAGFVASDNQQLLPIRQLELARDRAKAESDTTLSADEKRRRLQDIDARLAELQKLLASAK, from the coding sequence TTGAAACGCCGTCATTTGTCCCTCGCTGCGCTGGCCCTCGGCCTGCTCGGCCCCTGCGCCGTCGCGCAGACCCAGACCCTCAACTTCGGTTTCATCTCCACCGAGTCGTCGCAGAACCTGAAGAGCGCATGGCAGCCGCTGCTCGAAGACATGCAAAAGGCCACCGGCCTGAAGGTCAACGCTTTCTTCGCGCCCGATTACGCCGGCGTGATCGAAGCGATGCGCTTCAACAAGGTGCAGGTCGCCTGGATGGGCAACAAGTCGGCGCTGGAAGCGGTGGACCGGGCCGGCGGTGAGGTGTTCGCCAAAGTGACGCAGGCCGACGGCGCCGGCGGCTACTGGAGCCTGATGTTGGTGCACAAGGACAGCCCGCTGAAGTCGCTCGACGACGTGCTCAAGCGCCGTGCGGAGCTGTCCCTGGGTTTCGGTGACCCGAATTCCACTTCGGGCTCGCTGGTGCCGGGCTATTACGCCTTCGCGCAGAACCAGGTCGATCCGGTGAAGGACTTCAAGCGCACCGTGCGCGCCAACCACGAAACCAACATCCTCGCGGTGGCGAGCAAGCAGGTCGACGTGGCCACGGTCGCCAGCGACGGTGTCGACCGCATGAAGATCAAGCAGCCGGAACGTCATGCCCTGCTGCGCGAGGTGTGGCGCTCGCCGTTGATCGCGAGCGACCCGATGGTGTGGCGCAAGGATCTGGACGCTGCGGCGCGTCAGAAAGTGCGCGACTTCCTGCTCGGCTACGGCCGCGACGCACGCGAAAAGGAGATCCTCAAGACGCTGACCTTCGCCGGCTTCGTCGCCTCGGACAACCAGCAGCTGCTGCCGATCCGGCAGCTCGAGCTGGCCCGCGACCGCGCCAAGGCCGAGTCCGACACCACGTTGTCGGCCGACGAGAAGCGTCGGCGGCTGCAGGACATCGACGCCCGCCTCGCCGAGCTGCAGAAGCTGCTGGCGAGCGCCAAATAA